The Ammospiza nelsoni isolate bAmmNel1 chromosome 10, bAmmNel1.pri, whole genome shotgun sequence genome includes a region encoding these proteins:
- the LOC132077791 gene encoding serine palmitoyltransferase small subunit B-like, whose translation MDVKSTPRYLYWLFCQFELITCSYLMEPWEKVLFYSFNLAMLGLLLYTTYVCLAFHASSAFQLLCSFLGNPRENSLSVVK comes from the coding sequence ATGGATGTGAAGAGCACCCCAAGGTACCTGTACTGGCTCTTCTGCCAGTTTGAGCTGATCACCTGCAGTTACCTGATGGAGCCCTGGGAGAAGGTGCTCTTCTACTCCTTCAACCTGGccatgctggggctgctgctctaCACCACCTATGTGTGCCTGGCTTTCCACGCCAGCTCGgccttccagctcctctgcagcttcctGGGAAACCCACGGGAAAATTCTCTTTCTGTGGTGAAGTAA
- the NMD3 gene encoding 60S ribosomal export protein NMD3, producing the protein MEYLPAPAAPAQGHILCCQCGVPIPPNPANMCVGCLRAQVDITEGIPKQGTVHFCKQCERYLQPPGTWIQCALESRELLALCLKKIKASLSKVRLIDAGFIWTEPHSKRIKLKLTVQKEVINGAVLQQVFVVEYVVQSQMCEDCHRIEAKDFWKAVVQVRQKTVHKKTFYYLEQLILKHRLHQNTLRIKEIHDGLDFYYSSKQHAQKMVDFLQCTVPSRSKSSQRLISHDIHSNVYNYKSTFSVEIVPICKDNVVCLSPKLAQSLGNMSQICVCIRVTSTIHLIDPRTLQIAEIDGNTYWRHPFNSLFHPKQLEEFIIMDINRVHEKKKGAGAGARSNKHTLAEAWVRKTSELDTDHQYFCCTHLGHILNPGDLVLGFDLANCNLNDEFANKMNPQHIPDVVLIKKSFDRCKRQRRRNWKLKELERDREASDTDDERQYQDFLEDLEEDETIRKNVNIYRNADIPVESDTDDDGAPRISLAEMLEDLHISQDATGGEGAEMLTE; encoded by the exons ATGGAGTACCTGCCGgcgcccgcggccccggcgcAGGGACACAT cctgtgctgccagtgCGGTGTCCCCATCCCGCCCAACCCGGCCAACATGTGCGTGGGCTGCCTGCGGGCCCAGGTGGACATCACCGAGGGCATCCCCAAGCAGGGCACGGTGCACTTCTGCAAGCAATGCGAGAG GTACCTCCAGCCCCCAGGAACCTGGATCCAGTGTGCCCTGGAATCGAGAGAGCTGCTGGCTTTGTGTCTGAAGAAAATCAAAGCTTCCCTGAGTAAG GTGCGGCTGATTGATGCAGGATTCATTTGGACAGAACCACATTCCAAGAGGATCAAGCTCAAATTGACTGTTCAGAAAGAG gTGATAAATGGGGCGGTTCTGCAGCAGGTGTTTGTGGTGGAGTACGTTGTTCAGTCTCAGATGTGTGAAGACTGTCACAGGATTGAAGCCAAGGATTTCTGGAAAGCTGTGGTGCAAGTCAGGCAGAAG ACTGTGCACAAGAAGACTTTTTACTATTTAGAGCAGCTGATTTTGAAGCACAGGCTCCATCAAAACACACTAAGGATCAAAGAAATCCATG ATGGCCTGGATTTCTATTACTCTTCCAAGCAACATGCCCAGAAGATGGTGGACTTCCTTCAGTGCACAGTTCCATCCAG ATCCAAATCATCCCAACGTTTGATCTCCCACGACATTCACAGTAATGTCTACAACTACAAAAGCACTTTCTCTGTGGAAATTGTTCCCATATGCAAG GACAATGTTGTGTGTCTGTCACCCAAGCTGGCCCAGAGCCTGGGGAACATGAGCCAGATCTGTGTGTGCATCAGGGTGACCAGCACCATCCACCTCATCGACCCCAGGACTCTGCAGA TTGCTGAAATCGATGGCAACACCTACTGGCGCCACCCCTTCAACAGCCTGTTCCACCCCAAGCAGCTGGAGGAGTTCATCATCATGGACATCAACAGGGTccatgagaagaaaaaaggtgctggggcaggggctcGCTCAAACAAG CACACTCTGGCTGAAGCCTGGGTCAGGAAAACctcagagctggacacagaTCACCAATATTTCTGCTGCACTCACCTGGGGCACATCCTGAACCCAGGCGACCTGGTCTTGGG CTTTGACTTGGCCAACTGCAACCTAAATGATGAATTTGCCAACAAGATGAacccccagcacatccctgacGTG gTGCTGATCAAGAAGAGCTTCGACCGCTGCAAGCGGCAGCGCCGCAGGAACTGGAAactgaaggagctggagagggacagggaggccTCAGACACAGATGATGAAAG ACAATACCAGGACTTCCTTGAAGATCTGGAAGAGGATGAGACCATCAGGAAAAATGTCAACATTTACAGAA ATGCAGATATTCCAGTGGAGAGTGACACAGATGATGATGGAGCTCCACGCATCAGCCTGGCTGAGATGCTGGAAGATCTCCACATTTCCCAGGACGccacaggaggggagggagcagaaATGCTGACAGAGTGA
- the SPTSSB gene encoding serine palmitoyltransferase small subunit B, producing the protein MDVKRVKDYLYWLYYQYQLVTCSYVLEPWEQSMFHTITVTVLAMVVYTAYVFVPIHVRLALQFFSQIFGSQPEGAVLN; encoded by the coding sequence ATGGACGTGAAGAGGGTGAAGGACTACCTGTACTGGCTGTACTACCAGTACCAGCTGGTGACGTGCAGCTACGTGctggagccctgggagcagTCCATGTTCCACACCATCACGGTCACCGTGCTGGCCATGGTGGTCTACACCGCCTACGTCTTCGTGCCCATCCACGTCCGCCTGGCCCTGCAGTTCTTCTCACAGATCTTCGGCTCCCAGCCTGAGGGGGCAGTGCTGAACTGA